The following are encoded in a window of Ricinus communis isolate WT05 ecotype wild-type chromosome 4, ASM1957865v1, whole genome shotgun sequence genomic DNA:
- the LOC8289500 gene encoding peroxisomal 2,4-dienoyl-CoA reductase [(3E)-enoyl-CoA-producing] — protein sequence MESPFKGDILKGKVALITGGGSGIGYEISLQLGKHGASIAIMGRRKNVLLSAVASLHSLGIPAIGLEGDVRKKDDAVKILESTVRHFGRLDILVNAAAGNFLVASEDLSPNGFRTVIDIDSVGTFTMCHEAFKYLKKGGQGKDPSTGGGIIINISATLHYTATWYQIHVSAAKAAVDSITRSLALEWGTEYDIKVNGIAPGPIGDTAGLSKLAPEEILREAKEKLPLDKLGEKWDIAMAALYLTSDAGKHVNGTILVVDGGDWLRKPPHLPKDAVKQLSRVVEKRSKNAPVGVPKSKL from the exons ATGGAATCGCCTTTCAAAGGAGATATACTGAAAGGAAAAGTGGCATTGATAACGGGAGGTGGTTCAGGAATTGGGTATGAGATATCACTTCAATTGGGTAAACATGGTGCTTCCATTGCCATCATGGGTCGTCGCAAAAATGTTCTTCTCTCTGCTGTTGCTTCCCTTCACTCCCTTGGAATCCCT GCTATAGGACTTGAAGGAGATGTTCGCAAGAAAGATGATGCAGTGAAAATTCTGGAATCAACTGTTAGACATTTTGGCAGGCTTGACATTCTTGTGAATGCTGCAGCTGGCAATTTTCTTGTTGCATCAGAGGATTTATCCCCTAATGGCTTCCGAACAG TGATAGACATAGACTCTGTTGGCACTTTTACTATGTGCCATGAGGCATTTAAGTATCTCAAGAAAGGGGGACAAGGGAAGGACCCATCTACTGGTGGtggaataataataaatataagtgCAACTCTACATTATACAGCTACTTGGTATCAAATTCATGTATCTGCTGCAAAG GCAGCAGTTGATAGCATTACGAGAAGCTTGGCATTGGAATGGGGGACAGAATATGATATTAAAGTGAATGGGATTGCACCAGGGCCTATTGGAGATACTGCCGGACTTAGTAAACTTGCACCGGAGGAGATCTTGAGAGAAGCTAAAGAGAAGTTGCCTCTAGATAAACTGGGGGAGAAATGGGATATAGCTATGGCTGCTTTATATCTCACTTCTGATGCAG GAAAACATGTCAATGGAACAATATTGGTGGTTGATGGAGGGGATTGGCTGAGAAAACCTCCCCATCTTCCGAAAGATGCAGTGAAGCAACTGTCTCGAGTTGTGGAGAAGAGGTCTAAAAATGCACCAGTTGGGGTTCCAAAGAGCAAGCTTTGA